A genomic region of Colletes latitarsis isolate SP2378_abdomen chromosome 7, iyColLati1, whole genome shotgun sequence contains the following coding sequences:
- the Ids gene encoding iduronate 2-sulfatase yields the protein MFFALYLMASIAWCTAQKQNFLLIIVDDLRTTLGCYGDAKAYTPNIDRLASQSAIFSQAFAQQALCAPSRNSFLTSRRPDTLQLYDFYSYWRENVGNFTTLPQHLKNNGYITKSIGKVFHPGISSNNSDDSPYSWTEIPFHPYTEIYKNAPVCQANLRLLPAQNLICPVKISSMPNKTLPDIEILKEAKRFLQDQTSNINPFFLAVGFQKPHIPFKYPEKYLKYHPLHKFEVPNPYKWPENVSSIAYNPWIDLRRRKDIEALNLKFPWEKIPRSFGKLIIQSYYAAVTYIDNLIGKLINQLEMLSFRKNTTIILMSDHGWSLGEHAVWAKYSNFDVALRVPLIVSIPRLTLDFKKNNFLKQQYFMYLRRKLKLHQKDDTFNLLKNRVIIDSIVELVDIFPTIADLANISIPICSNEKNFPRTEITCSEGISLMPLVKAALKEQNLSWKKAAFGQYPRPSVEPSINPNSDEPRLKQIKAMGYTVKSNRYRYTAWLPFKPETKASDWNNIIAEELYDHENDETEIRNLVNLQKYADIKEKLKILLQRGWRNDLPEKFNI from the exons ATGTTTTTCgcattatacttgatggcttcgaTTGCATGGTGCACTGCACAGAAACAAAATTTTCTTTTGATAATCGTTGACGATTTAAGAACAACTTTAGGATGTTACGGTGACGCAAAAGCTTATACACCGAACATAGACCGATTAGCAAGCCAATCTGCCATTTTTTCACAAGCATTTGCTCAG CAAGCTTTATGCGCGCCAagtagaaattcgtttttaacgAGTAGAAGACCAGATACACTTCAACTTTATGACTTTTATAGTTATTGGCGGGAAAATGTCGGCAATTTTACGACGTTACCTCAACATCTTAAAAATAATGGATATATTACCAAATCTATAGGAAAAGTTTTCCATCCAG GAATTAGTTCAAACAATTCTGATGATAGCCCTTACTCGTGGACGGAAATACCTTTTCATCCTTACACAGAAATATACAAAAATGCGCCAGTTTGCCAAGCAAATTTGCGATTATTACCTGCACAAAATCTT ATATGCCCTGTAAAAATTTCATCAATGCCGAATAAAACATTGCCAGACATAGAAATATTGAAAGAAGCTAAACGTTTTCTACAAGATCAAACAAGCAATATCAATCCTTTCTTTTTGGCAGTTGGTTTTCAAAAACCACATATACCCTTTaaatatcctgaaaaatatctaa AATATCATCCACTGCACAAATTTGAGGTACCCAATCCATATAAATGGCCAGAGAATGTTAGTAGCATTGCTTATAATCCATGGATAGATTTGAGGAGAAGAAAGGACATTGAAGCTTTGAATCTTAAATTTCCATGGGAAAAAATACCAA GATCTTTTGGAAAATTAATTATACAATCCTACTATGCAGCTGTAACTTACATAGATAATCTAATTGGTAAATTAATAAATCAACTGGAAATGTTGTCCTTTCGAAAAAATACTACTATAAtattaatgtctgatcatg GATGGTCATTAGGAGAACATGCAGTGTGGGCAAAATACAGTAATTTCGACGTTGCTCTAAGAGTACCCTTAATAGTATCGATTCCAAGACTTACATTGGAtttcaaaaaaaataattttttgaaacaACAATATTTCATGTACCTtaggagaaaattaaaattgcatCAAAAAGATGACACTTTTAATTTACTTAAAAACCGAGTAATTATAGATTCAATAGTGGAATTGGTTGATATTTTTCCGACTATCGCagatttagcaaacatttcgatACCTATCTGTTCGAATGAGAAGAATTTTCCTCGCACGGAAATCACATGTAGTGAAGGAATTTCTCTTATGCCACTAGTGAAAGCAGCTTTAAAAGAACAG AACCTATCATGGAAAAAAGCGGCCTTTGGACAGTATCCAAGACCAAGTGTTGAACCTTCGATAAATCCAAATAGCGACGAACCACGATTAAAACAGATAAAAGCTATGGGATATACTGTCAAATCAAATAGATACCGTTATACTGCTTGGCTACCGTTTAAACCTGAAACGAAAGCATCAGATTGGAATAACATTATTGCAGAGGAATTGTACGACCACGAGAATGACGAAACTGAAATTCGAAATTTGGTAAATTTGCAGAAATATGCAGATATAAAAGAGAAACTGAAAATTTTATTACAACGTGGCTGGAGAAATGATTTACCTGAAAAGTTcaacatttaa
- the LOC143344012 gene encoding uncharacterized protein LOC143344012, whose amino-acid sequence MGQGTDTCTDRPTEVSVIRFVSRNRTIEEIAPKKEIYTCKQRGCGKIFTNQDEYKTHEALEALKIRFICREPGCGEELSDPGSMWRHYQEWHNNETNVFICPYTNCGSLHTTSSNLEEHIESCHRQPPTLPTEPEVICFEDLESAMDEEIVQSTDDCYEKRTNEIFAIKGHQYDDNNEQNILRNDIMQQQEKEVSHDRNTPNDNSNKEDYSSTSESLKETGGFPITENLILSTENFLSKYEGNTNKCSELQIEHSQEKSNVVYVNGDITITKNSKNEMCNMNSRNQEHRIELDNFERIFRSDHDRDTSKSEENTVETNSNCSDDEEYTPKKQRMSRYKQEIYKCATNGCGRKYKYISHYRHHQDSHKLVANTISSNSNKSIVKLKQGKATTVSFFLCKIPGCGAQVSNVTGLWKHYQDNHANSKLPVVQGTKNNEVFRCKIPGCETEFNTTVMLYKHFSEVHSNGSGNNASTNTKTGNGSSFHYTEIFKDDTTSPQTNFKTDFKAKHNINVNDCTKNTDEQRLSSIVKKETRD is encoded by the exons ATGGGCCAGGGTACGGACACCTGCACTGACAGGCCTACCGAAGTCAGCGTCATTAGATTTGTATCGAGGAATCGCACCATTGAGGAAATCGCCCCAAAAAAG GAAATATATACATGCAAACAACGAGGTTGTGGCAAAATATTCACCAATCAAGATGAATACAAAACACACGAAGCTCTTGAAGCTTTAAAAATTAGGTTTAT CTGTCGGGAACCCGGATGCGGAGAAGAATTGTCCGATCCTGGAAGCATGTGGCGTCATTATCAAGAATGGCATAATAACGAAACAAATGTATTTATATGTCCCTATACAAATTGCGGGTCTTTACATACAACCAGTAGTAATTTAGAAGAACATATCGAAAGCTGTCACAGACAACCACCAACACTGCCAACCGAACCAGAAGTAATATGTTTCGAAGACCTTGAAAGTGCAATGGATGAAGAAATTGTACAAAGCACCGACGATTGCTACGAAAAAAGGACGAATGAAATTTTTGCAATAAAAGGGCATCAGTACGATGATAATAATGAGCAaaatattcttagaaatgacattATGCAACAACAAGAGAAAGAGGTTTCACACGATCGGAATACTCCAAATGATAACTCAAATAAGGAAGATTATTCTTCTACCAGCGAATCCTTAAAAGAAACTGGTGGATTTCCTATAACTGAAAATCTAATCCTAAGTACAGAGAATTTTCTATCCAAGTATGAAGGCAATACGAACAAATGTTCAGAACTGCAAATAGAACATTCCCAAGAAAAAAGTAACGTAGTTTATGTAAACGGTGATATTACCATTACAAAGAATTCAAAGAATGAGATGTGTAATATGAATTCAAGAAATCAAGAACATAGAATAGAATTGGATAATTTTGAGAGAATCTTCAGAAGCGATCATGATCGTGATACTTCAAAAAGCGAAGAGAATACTGTGGAAACAAACAGTAACTGTTCAGACGACGAAGAATATACTCCAAAGAAGCAACGTATGTCTAGATACAAGCAAGAAATCTACAAGTGTGCCACTAATGGCTGCGGgagaaaatataaatacatatCCCATTATCGTCATCATCAAGACAGTCACAAATTAGTAGCCAATACAATTAGTTCAAATTCTAATAAATCAATAGTAAAACTAAAACAAGGGAAAGCTACGACGGTCAGTTTTTTCTT GTGTAAAATTCCTGGCTGTGGAGCACAAGTGAGCAATGTAACTGGTCTATGGAAACATTACCAGGACAATCATGCTAATTCAAAACTGCCAGTAGTACAAGGAACTAAGAATAATGAAGTATTTCG ATGCAAAATTCCAGGATGCGAAACAGAGTTCAATACAACAGTAATGCTATATAAACACTTCAGTGAAGTGCACTCAAACGGTTCTGGCAATAATGCTAGCACAAATACAAAGACTGGAAATGGGAGTAGTTTTCATTATACTGAAATATTCAAAGATGATACTACCAGCCCGCAAACAAACTTCAAGACTGACTTTAAGGCAAAACATAATATTAATGTAAATGATTGTACGAAAAATACCGACGAACAAAGATTATCGTCAATAGTTAAAAAGGAAACTCGAGATTGA
- the Ir76b gene encoding ionotropic receptor 76b has protein sequence MHISRALLVATVIWSQHCTRYVDSQDNFENKTNSEEETSIPLHITVTSWNDMPFSGIVQENGTWVGKGYAFYIFNLISSKLNFSYTIIPPEEHILGNRNKGVLGLLYGKKVDMAVAFLPTLPEMRQFCTFSISLDEMRLTAVMKRPHESATGSGLLAPFERTVWILVLASLIFVGPVIYLFASIRAKLWHDLDSERFSLTSCFWFVYSSLLKQGTNIVATADSTRMLFATWWIFILILTSFYTANLTAFLTKPQFTLSISSLQDIVHKGYSWVTYKGRTVDFLLSQNSYNDLSLLKVSKRQGKGVFKYYEPSKAILESVSTRKLFLAEAHYLQTLIFEDYMNKTRNRLDHSLRCTYVIMPESILVTSRAFGFPHDSIIKKHVDKMLLRLVETGIIQHRQEEDLPLAEICPVDLRSTERQLRNADLLLTYKVIVAGYAIAAFIFLFEIIYAFILSRVKNSKRKKTRNSLFPRVTSQNHPIKNFPLEKRINFIKGNPPNICHDAGNILMQRKQQFINGRSYYVVTDRDGDRRLIPIRTPSAFLFQYTA, from the exons ATGCACATCTCCCGCGCTTTGCTTGTTGCAACGGTCATCTGGTCGCAACATTGCACCCGTTACGTTGATAGTCAAG ATAATTTTGAAAACAAGACGAATAGCGAGGAAGAGACTTCGATACCGTTGCATATTACAGTTACATCCTGGAAT GATATGCCGTTTTCTGGAATAGTGCAGGAGAATGGGACATGGGTCGGTAAAGGATAcgcattttatattttcaatttgaTCAGCTCGAAGTTGAACTTCTCGTACACTATTATTCCGCCAGAGGAGCATATCCTTGGCAATAGGAATAAGGGTGTTCTTGGTTTACTTTACGGAAAG AAAGTAGACATGGCGGTCGCGTTTCTTCCGACGTTACCAGAAATGCGACAATTCTGTACGTTCAGCATTTCCCTGGATGAAATGAGATTAACAGCCGTGATGAAAAGACCTCACGAATCAGCTACTGGCTCTGGTCTCTTAGCGCCGTTCGAAAGGACCGTCTGGATTTTAGTTCTAGCATCTTTGATCTTCGTAGGACCGGTCATTTACCTATTCGCCAGTATCAG AGCGAAATTATGGCACGACTTAGACTCTGAGAGATTTAGTTTGACCTCTTGTTTCTGGTTCGTTTATAGTTCACTTTTGAAACAGGGAACGAATATTGTCGCTACAGCAG ATTCGACGCGAATGCTTTTTGCTACTTGGTGGATTTTTATATTGATACTGACGTCCTTCTATACGGCGAACCTCACAGCGTTCCTCACAAAGCCTCAATTTACTCTGTCCATTAGTTCTCTACAGGACATTGTCCACAAAGGCTACAGTTGGGTCACCTACAAGGGGCGTACAGTTGATTTCCTTCTTTCCCAA aaTAGTTACAACGATTTGAGCTTGTTAAAAGTGAGCAAACGACAAGGGAAAGGAGTTTTTAAATATTACGAGCCGTCGAAAGCCATTCTAGAATCTGTGAGCACGA GAAAGCTATTTCTAGCGGAAGCCCATTATCTGCAAACTTTAATATTTGAAGATTACATGAATAAAACTCGCAATCGTTTGGACCATAGTCTGCGATGTACGTACGTTATTATGCCTGAAAGCATTTTGGTAACAAGTCGTGCGTTCGGTTTTCCTCATGATTCCATCATTAAGAAGCACGTTGATAAGAT GTTGCTGAGACTAGTAGAGACAGGTATTATACAGCATAGGCAAGAAGAGGATCTTCCATTAGCGGAAATTTGTCCAGTTGATCTTCGTTCGACCGAAAGACAACTGCGAAACGCCGATCTTCTTCTAACGTACAAAGTCATCGTGGCAGGATACGCGATCGCTGCGTTTATCTttctatttgaaataatttacgCGTTCATATTGAGTCGAGTGAAAAACAGTAAACGAAAGAAAACACGTAATTCTCTTTTCCCGAGAGTAACGTCGCAGAATCatccaattaaaaattttccgctTGAAAAACGGATAAACTTCATAAAGGGAAACCCGCCGAACATTTGTCACGATGCTGGAAATATCTTGATGCAAAGAAAGCAACAATTTATTAATGGAAGAAGTTACTATGTAGTCACTGACAGAGATGGCGATCGAAGATTAATTCCAATTAGGACACCTTCTGCCTTTTTGTTTCAGTATACGGCTTAA
- the LOC143344014 gene encoding uncharacterized protein LOC143344014 — translation MAEENAEISGFLDVKYLGGKYKVHKVRKRTLAPWKVWERHWCSIKKLGPGLGVKVQLDYGISNGGTTSPNGRDNSVIIPSDAIICRTQSRSKQFAFGIFPVKERKPLLYLAGNSETESQRWIANIRQLLRPRRHLFVPGSYSISVIDNVHSKASGLTGLYGDLIASTIGIFVKDVYTGEIIQNLQWKEVNHFHLITVGRPEDVKCICVIHTTKEFCGGVGELHIFCLEASRLLQDLVTQGRGPKNKINRRPLSLSEGDLRISIREEMPRKISKNRDSNVANEDISSKTHSKMTENVYQPEPASVPNISDNLDVPNFPYNRRISDISIASGIYEEIADEMDSSKATTSHFYMDRLFHNHQSEEPPPLPPRQRCASESMKGTRSQDILICERNIMSVTSTRNSVLGEGNAFAIEKIMDTCNYVPMSPRLKDITLHQLQTQASLQENDYVIMR, via the exons atggCTGAAGAGAACGCTGAAATCTCTGGATTCTTAGACGTTAAATATCTTGGTGGTAAATATAAAGTTCATAAGGTGAGAAAGAGGACATTAGCTCCTTGGAAGGTTTGGGAAAGACATTGGTGTTCTATAAAAAAACTAGGCCCTGGTTTGGGTGTCAAAGTACAACTTGATTATGGCATTAGCAatggtggtactacatcaccaaATGGCAGAGACAATTCAGTGATAATACCGTCGGATGCTATTATTTGTCGTACACAATCTAGATCCAAACAGTTTGCCTTTGGTATATTCCCTGTCAAAGAAAGAAAGCCATTGTTGTACCTGGCTGGTAATTCAGAGACAGAGTCACAACGTTGGATAGCAAATATTAGACAGCTATTAAGACCCAGAAGGCATCTGTTTGTGCCAGGATCTTATAGTATATCTGTAATAGATAATGTGCATTCAAAAGCATCAGGATTGACTG GGCTATATGGTGATTTGATAGCTAGTACAATAGGAATCTTTGTAAAAGATGTTTATACGGGTGAAATAATACAAAATCTTCAGTGGAAAGAAGTTAATCATTTTCATCTAATTACGGTAGGTCGACCAGAGGATGTTAAATGTATTTGTGTAATTCATACGACTAAAGAATTCTGTGGTGGTGTTGGCGAGCTTCATATATTTTGTTTAGAAGCTAGTAGATTATTGCAAGATTTAGTGACTCAGGGTCGTGGTccgaaaaataaaatcaatcgaaGACCACTGAGCCTAAGCGAAGGTGATCTTAGAATTTCGATACGCGAGGAAATGCCGCGAAAGATAAGCAAAAATAGAGACAGTAATGTAGCAAACGAAGATATAAGTTCTAAGACACATAGCAAAATGACAGAAAACGTCTATCAACCAGAACCAGCTAGTGTTCCAAATATTAGTGACAATTTAGATGTGCCCAACTTTCCATATAATAGAAGGATTTCAGATATTTCAATAGCGTCTGGAATTTATGAGGAAATTGCCGATGAGATGGACAGTAGTAAAGCAACTACTTCGCATTTCTATATGGATCGATTATTTCATAATCATCAATCAGAAGAACCGCCGCCTTTACCTCCACGACAAAGATGTGCCTCAGAATCCATGAAGGGTACTAG GTCgcaagatattttaatttgtgAACGCAACATTATGTCTGTAACGTCTACTCGAAACTCCGTGCTAGGCGAAGGAAACGCTTTTGCAATAGAAAAAATAATGGACACTTGTAATTATGTTCCAATGTCGCCTCGACTAAAAGATATCACTCTACATCAACTACAGACACAGGCATCTCTGCAAGAAAATGACTATGTTATCATGCGATGA
- the D12 gene encoding YEATS domain containing 2 homolog D12, which produces MSALKDQDPDYGPSVANNEKHQRIYEENARSNTAKKITTIIEREFSQEINTKEKEVLEIQERLHRASKALHLLRYVIVADFYNRKQCQNLQNAEAKQTQIHPAIKQLIGKSPKVCNSSLISTSAPTSSNENYFMVSQTFSTSPSNAINYATLKSEKLEEDASEHCYSGKRSNETDDESRPKKIPRYIPPKSGVPESPCPSRGIRHKARKRVIIGNISKWIPPEWREDAASHKWTMYVRGNKENPGIDDFVSKVRFFLHPSYRPNDVVEVTTPPFCLSRRGWGEFPLRVQLHFKSALNKPMDIIHHLKLDRTYTGLQTLGSETLVDIWIYADPRNLKRNIENSVVQSFNENGSQIDTHFDDSCKIKVENNEHFNSTFDFTNAENESTDSTNKNFDVSIKPELPQDSEINENSISTEQIRFYVDHDHDYCSSKYSNNFKGNLTINHSSIPTRLTDSSINKVFKEIEQEKNVETPVENSILAMTESSINGDSSNMKIKEEISPIALSLNELNTSKPKALPLSGSKMQSNLRPLEITIPPLFESSSKHVLVLQNRKTISVDIAMQRTDEHKSNNNSTKSKINLSACRGISLLKKPPNSNHHGTETQLCRSILLNVNSNIPALKIAERRTLQNNHPLDALDEVGSEECAPKANNLEELKESRLQSRQKITLGKDKHKLQSKKEFCDDVFRAIKTAKITNIQGLMRFIIRRMPMVTRDATDSDYRQLHPYACASEEEFFEYSVAKRTACEWGRAKMVRCLLKKKLFPEEELWTIKEIMIWARLHGYAPLCSDIAVQSIKQQKNLFDSAITKSVSTCTEPDNFCKWLQICPDRPNDQLFDFNLQQSNMLDEEVDIVNDEIPLKNQNIDTKKDTNNKGFPNTKLAVLEIEEKLAPLHDFVCETAREIGVKLTSEEILPNVIDCASGRMIMRAVECLVDDLIRMSLAKAWERCSDNGYPKIIVLDDVRGALLNREEFDIFTNQGLGSKYRLTTMD; this is translated from the exons ATGAGTGCCTTAAAAGATCAAGATCCCGACTACGGGCCGTCCGTTGCAAATAATGAAAAGCATCAACGAATTTACGAAGAAAACG caCGAAGCAATACTGCAAAGAAGATAACGACTATCATAGAAAGGGAATTTTCTCAAGAAATAAACACAAAGGAGAAAGAAGTTTTAGAAATTCAGGAAAGATTGCACAGAGCTTCAAAAGCTCTACATCTCTTACGTTATGTCATAGTTGCAGACTTTTATAATCGCAAACAATGTCAGAATTTACAAAACGCAGAGGCAAAGCAAACCCAAATTCATCCTGCGATAAAACAGTTAATTGGCAAATCGCCGAAAGTATGCAATAGTTCgttaatttccacgtcagcgccAACATCGAGCAACGAAAATTATTTCATGGTGTCGCAAACATTTTCAACATCTCCTTCGAATGCAATCAACTATGCTACATTAAAATCGGAAAAGTTAGAGGAAGATGCCTCCGAACATTGTTATTCGGGGAAACGTAGCAATGAAACGGACGATGAGTCGCGTCCAAAAAAGATACCTCGATATATTCCTCCAAAAAGTGGAGTCCCGGAATCTCCGTGTCCGTCAAGAGGCATCAGGCATAAAGCCAGAAAACGTGTAATCATTGGTAATATATCAAAATGGATACCTCCGGAATGGAGAGAGGATGCAGCTAGTCACAAGTGGACAATGTACGTTCGAGGAAATAAAGAGAATCCTGGTATCGATGACTTCGTTAGTAAAGTCAGATTTTTTTTGCATCCTAGCTACAGACCTAACGATGTTGTGGAAGTTACGACACCTCCATTTTGCCTTTCAAGACGCGGTTGGGGTGAATTCCCTCTAAGAGTACAATTACACTTTAAGAGCGCACTTAATAAACCAATGGATATAATTCATCATTTGAAGTTAGATCGCACTTATACTGGTCTACAGACCTTAGGATCCGAGACACTCGTTGATATATGGATCTATGCGGATCCACGAAATTTGAAACGAAATATTGAGAATAGCGTCGTTCAGTCTTTTAACGAGAACGGATCGCAAATAGACACACATTTTGACGATAGCTGCAAGATAAAAGTAGAAAACAATGAACATTTTAATTCCACGTTTGATTTCACGAACGCTGAGAACGAATCAACGGACtcgacaaataaaaatttcgacgtGAGTATCAAACCAGAACTTCCACAGGATAGTGAGATCAATGAAAATTCAATAAGTACCGAGCAAATACGGTTTTATGTCGACCATGATCATGATTATTGTTCTTCAAAATACTCGAACAATTTCAAAGGAAATTTAACTATTAATCACTCGTCGATCCCAACGAGATTAACAGATTCATCGATAAATAAGGTTTTTAAAGAAATTGAACAGGAAAAAAATGTAGAGACACCTGTTGAAAATAGTATTTTAGCAATGACTGAATCTTCCATAAATGGAGATTCGAGTAACATGaaaattaaagaagaaattaGTCCAATCGCACTGTCGTTAAACGAACTTAATACGAGTAAACCAAAAGCGCTTCCGTTATCAGGTTCCAAAATGCAATCGAATCTCCGTCCTCTAGAAATTACCATTCCACCATTGTTCGAATCGTCGAGCAAACATGTTTTGGTTCTCCAAAATAGGAAAACTATCTCTGTAGATATCGCGATGCAACGCACCGACGAGCATAAATCTAATAATAATTCAAcaaaatcgaaaataaatttgtctGCTTGTCGCGGTATTAGTTTGTTAAAAAAGCCTCCAAATTCGAACCATCACGGAACAGAAACGCAACTTTGTAGAAGCATCCTTCTAAACGTAAATTCCAATATACCGGCGTTGAAGATAGCTGAAAGGAGAACTTTACAAAATAATCACCCCCTTGACGCGCTAGACGAGGTAGGATCCGAAGAATGCGCGCCGAAAGCTAACAATCTGGAAGAATTAAAAGAATCGAGGCTGCAATCGCGTCAGAAAATCACATTAGGCAAGGACAAACACAAGCTtcaaagtaaaaaagaattttgcgacgatgtcttccgagcaattaagactgcgaaaattacaaatattcaaGGCTTAATGCGATTTATTATTAGAAGAATGCCTATGGTGACTCGAGACGCCACTGATTCGGATTACAGACAACTCCATCCTTATGCCTGTGCAAGCGAAGAAGAGTTTTTTGAGTATAGCGTTGCAAAACGTACCGCTTGCGAATGGGGTCGTGCAAAGATGGTACGAtgccttttgaaaaaaaaattgttcccgGAGGAGGAATTATGGACTATTAAAGAAATAATGATTTGGGCGCGGTTACACGGTTACGCGCCTTTGTGTTCCGACATCGCCGTTCAGTCAATAAAACAACAAAAGAATTTATTTGACTCCGCGATTACTAAAAGTGTTTCTACGTGCACCGAACCCGACAATTTCTGTAAATGGCTTCAAATCTGTCCAGATCGGCCGAATGAtcaattatttgattttaatttgcAACAATCTAACATGTTGGACGAGGAGGTCGATATTGTCAATGATGAAATTCCACTGAAAAATCAGAACATAGACACAAAGAAAGACACAAATAATAAAGGATTTCCAAATACAAAGCTCGCGGTACTAGAAATAGAGGAAAAATTGGCGCCGCTTCACGACTTTGTTTGCGAAACTGCACGTGAGATCGGCGTTAAACTGACTTCCGAAGAGATTCTGCCCAATGTGATAGATTGTGCATCTGGTCGAATGATAATGCGG GCTGTCGAATGTCTTGTCGACGATCTGATTAGAATGTCTTTAGCAAAAGCTTGGGAAAGATGTAGTGACAATGG ATATCCGAAGATAATCGTTTTGGACGATGTACGTGGAGCTCTCTTAAATCGCGAAGAATTCGATATCTTTACGAATCAAGGATTAGGATCGAAGTATCGACTAACAACAAtggattaa